A single Hippocampus zosterae strain Florida chromosome 17, ASM2543408v3, whole genome shotgun sequence DNA region contains:
- the wizb gene encoding protein Wiz isoform X1 → MEPEGQPQTPGTSDVPPPLNSAQNPVTPAFLNCTLQQSSRSSDVSDAPTSTEGSQGHDGDAPPEQTERSEHSADPAQRRFGSSAFSSSLSWDEKETRDEEERRHFSNPQGLAAHSPGSPSSGARVDGEDDKKAEKLQHSEQESGLCVSGELREENQESTRTEEPNTSQLGPTELGGEVLLGRIKPKDACQMGDEEEGNDVKDLERDVHVFVGDSDPDATRFQNCRQKRVPLGPFSATLQHTSPEAATRAGGSPRRSIHAKLAAPPSQSGGSYHIDDSGKGSAEEPIVIGDGEGKGDERKDCRLERGGADIFTCVECSIYFNKRVHLKEHVIEHRQTSQEGSQHFECTECGWDLPDSGGLAEHQKRHQESRAKILAEIEKLNENEKAKERAQSEAMTQNTSPGPVPGEVSDTRPPQSNAAQSPAGSLGAAFQPRTVLYRRRFVCTHCNFSTRTSQALANHTKTHMRKPLLFKSSSSSPDPPSCSSQAGTKRQRKRARSGPDSIRDGAPGESRWSYEPVSNSILDSDSIAVAPPSSCQTKGRQGISASENVAATRLVLGCHKNRRFGRRARTNEDEFPGCEGDRHESPEIHPEEVVAKGRTRAPSEPDESPEQRSAAVSPEMRTSLKEKDEPEGETDTRAFVLRRSNRITAPPVEIESDDNDEGWRRFLSGDISEDAEDDIDELSGSLRSVERKCPYCPDRFHNGIGLANHVRGHLNRVGVSYDVRHFISPAEVNAIEKRFSYQKKKKKVANFDPSTFSVMHCEFCSAGFDTRAGLSSHARAHLRDFGITNWDVTVSPIHILRKLFSSRPDLVIPTAPPRSPVSVQEEDDEEEEEEEEEEDDEDDEDGVIEVKLEGEMSETKMDALSPVSFSSGPAGPLKAEDAVKEGDGEAEEEVEPEHLAVGSSPKKTRLRNVDQDCLSAGEDECTKVADFKCELCGAQFESRRQMSDHASSHLQASIDLFCQTAKERHPDGQISSREPEPHSAKSSSLLDSETPEDKGHEEGEDSDRDAMPLSVLPEAAQATPSASRSALAPSPASSPTSVVRKAPISSLLPASSPLRFAEHKTGVAKGLTPNLLTSAAISPSKPIWAPHENDAPLNLALEVEPSKDIVCQLCGAWFETRKGLSSHARAHLRHFGVEYSESKGSPIALLNQLMDSEDFKHKAGELQPDGESRQSVPGTLSPPKKATLPSSSPSVLYKVTTAGGGTTSKATSPSSFGPPPKRLKSSSVQVFRLGGGDIVSLPHSEPAKEIGCEFCGEYFENRKGLSSHARSHLRQMGITEWSVNGSPIDTLREIISRRGLPCARPFKSGKTPPPSSPGSPASPLSTRSSPSTVLSRHPFASPPPPHASKSNSAPLMSSSGLILKLKPEPVQLEVTTPEAGGLSADSLRCGWRGVPPDGAFPLNLATSREAEPTRDIRCEFCGEYFENRKGLSSHARSHLRQMGITEWTVNGSPIDTLRVFMHKRGLSASSRSEGETKEGVKSPSWANATKTSGGLFISGYQSAKLYPPPLSAPSSGSRLSKQGPFDTPGLPKIVRISPLGKQPEESESPDPSRAASHLRQTFSPLPRDFPLKKKPSPDKYARKDPSCELCGFYFENRKALASHARAHLRQFGVTEWCVNGSPIETLSAWIRSRPQKVLEMHRSYMQSNRPASKRKSSSPLPASTDSDHSPPFSHKASSSSSSSSSQWSSALAVNLVRPLSRELVPGPHKAREDQAGPDLRASHVRPPSGGPRPSQLVGSLPLQAQVARSELNVRLPRGFERRPPKHPSCIEGTERDSGPAKPPRTSTVPALVPKPPAYPLVKLAGKFYTLKCRFCEVEFHGPLSVQEDWIRHLQQHILKMNYSRPVEAKADGVQVATDTPTAVRQASAPGTSSTTSLTSLAVTRSVAADGRSPEPPAELVKISEESLRPAPVVALPAQVV, encoded by the exons ATGGAGCCGGAAGGGCAACCCCAGACCCCAGGGACCAGCGATGTGCCCCCACCTTTGAACTCCGCACAAAATCCAGTCACCCCGGCCTTCCTTAACTGCACCTTACAGCAG TCTTCACGTTCTTCCGACGTGAGCGACGCCCCGACGTCGACTGAAGGCTCACAAGGTCACGATGGGGATGCGCCTCCCGAGCAGACCGAGCGCTCTGAGCACAGCGCAGACCCAGCACAGAGGAGATTCGGGTCCTCGGCCTTTTCCTCCTCCCTGAGCTGGGACGAGAAAGAAACCCGAGATG AGGAGGAGCGGCGGCATTTTTCTAACCCTCAAGGTCTGGCTGCTCACAGCCCAGGATCTCCTTCCTCTGGAGCCAG AGTTGATGGCGAGGACGacaaaaaagcagaaaaattGCAGCACTCGGAGCAAGAGTCTGGTCTGTGCGTCTCTGGGGAGTTGCGCGAGGAAAATCAAGAAAGCACAAGAACAGAAGAACCAAATACATCTCAGCTCGGCCCAACGGAAT TAGGAGGTGAGGTCCTCCTCGGTAGAATCAAACCAAAGGATGCTTGCCAAATGGGGGATGAGGAAGAGGGAAACGACGTCAAGGATCTTGAGAGGGATGTACACGTCTTCGTGGGAGACTCTGACCCTGACGCTACTCGCTTCCAGAACTGCAGGCAGAAGAGAGTCCCGCTCGGGCCCTTCAGCGCCACCTTACAGCACACATCCCCCGAGGCCGCCACGCGAGCGGGCGGGAGTCCCCGACGATCGATACATGCCAAATTGGCGGCACCTCCGAGTCAAAGTGGAGGATCGTACCATATCGATGATTCGGGGAAGGGGTCGGCGGAAGAGCCAATCGTGATCGGAGACGGCGAAGGAAAAGGAGACGAGCGCAAAGACTGCCGTTTGGAGCGCGGCGGCGCAGATATTTTCACCTGCGTGGAATGTAGCATATACTTCAACAAGCGGGTCCACCTGAAGGAGCACGTGATTGAGCACCGGCAAACGAGTCAAGAAGGCTCCCAACATTTTGAGTGTACCGAGTGCGGATGGGACCTCCCCGATTCTGGCGGGTTAGCCGAGCATCAGAAAAGGCACCAGGAGTCGCGTGCCAAGATCCTGGCGGAAATCGAGAAACTGAATGAAAACGAGAAGGCAAAAGAAAGAGCGCAGTCTGAGGCCATGACGCAAAATACGAGTCCGGGTCCGGTTCCCGGCGAGGTGTCGGACACCCGTCCTCCTCAATCAAACGCAGCTCAAAGTCCTGCGGGTTCTTTAGGAGCCGCGTTCCAGCCCCGGACTGTTTTGTACCGCCGCCGCTTTGTTTGCACCCATTGTAACTTCAGCACAAGAACCTCCCAGGCGCTGGCCAATCACACCAAGACCCACATGAGAAAACCGTTACTTTTCAAGTCCAGCTCCTCTTCCCCCGACCCCCCATCGTGTTCATCTCAAGCCGGAACAAAGAGACAGCGGAAACGGGCCCGCTCCGGACCGGATTCCATTCGCGACGGAGCGCCGGGGGAATCTCGTTGGTCTTATGAGCCCGTTTCAAACTCCATATTGGACTCCGACTCCATCGCTGTAGCCCCGCCCAGCTCGTGTCAAACCAAAGGCCGCCAGGGAATTAGCGCCTCCGAGAATGTTGCGGCCACCCGGCTGGTCCTCGGATGTCATAAGAACAGGAGGTTCGGTCGGAGAGCCAGGACAAATGAAGACGAGTTTCCCGGCTGTGAGGGAGACCGGCATGAGAGCCCCGAGATCCACCCTGAGGAGGTTGTGGCGAAAGGACGCACGAGAGCGCCATCTGAGCCAG ATGAGTCTCCGGAGCAGCGAAGCGCCGCCGTGTCTCCCGAGATGAGGACTAGTTTGAAGGAGAAGGATGAGCCGGAAGGGGAGACTGACACAAGGGCTTTTGTTTTAAGGAGAAGCAACAGGATTACAGCGCCCCCTGTCGAAATTGAGAGCGACGACAATGACGAAGGCTGGCGACGTTTCCTGTCCGGGGACATCTCTGAAGATGCGGAAGATGACATCGATGAGCTCTCGGGCTCTCTGAGGAGCGTGGAGAGGAAATGCCCCTACTGCCCCGATCGATTCCATAACGGCATCGGCCTGGCCAATCACGTGAGGGGTCACCTGAACCGGGTGGGGGTCAGCTACGACGTGCGCCACTTCATATCCCCGGCGGAGGTCAATGCTATCGAGAAGCGCTTTTCCtatcagaagaaaaagaaaaaag TGGCTAATTTTGATCCATCCACGTTCAGCGTGATGCACTGCGAGTTCTGCAGCGCCGGCTTTGACACCCGCGCCGGCCTGTCGAGCCACGCCCGGGCGCACCTGCGAGACTTTGGCATCACCAACTGGGATGTTACCGTCTCGCCGATCCACATCTTGCGAAAATTGTTCTCCAGCAGACCGGACCTCGTCATCCCCACAGCTCCCCCGCGCAGCCCCGTCTCTGTTCAAGAAgaggatgatgaagaagaagaagaagaagaagaagaagaagatgatgagGACGACGAGGATGGGGTCATTGAGGTCAAGCTGGAGGGTGAGATGAGCGAGACGAAGATGGATGCCCTTTCTCCTGTTTCTTTCTCGTCTGGACCTGCTGGACCTTTGAAAGCGGAGGATGCTGTCAAAGAAG GTGACGGAGAGGCCGAAGAAGAAGTTGAGCCTGAGCACTTGGCTGTCGGCTCCAGCCCGAAGAAAACACGCCTGCGCAACGTGGACCAGGATTGCCTCTCAGCAGGCGAAGATGAATGCACCAAAG TTGCTGACTTCAAGTGTGAATTGTGCGGCGCTCAATTTGAGAGCAGGCGGCAGATGTCCGACCACGCCAGCTCTCACTTGCAGGCATCCATCGACCTGTTCTGTCAAACCGCCAAGGAGCGTCACCCGGACGGCCAAATAAGCTCCCGTGAGCCCGAGCCTCACTCGGCCAAGAGTTCCTCTCTGCTCGACTCGGAGACCCCCGAGGACAAAGGTCACGAGGAAGGCGAAGACTCGGACCGCGACGCCATGCCACTTTCCGTTTTGCCCGAAGCAGCGCAAGCGACGCCATCCGCTTCCCGTTCGGCGCTCGCGCCTTCTCCCGCGAGCTCTCCGACTTCGGTGGTGAGGAAAGCGCCGATTTCCTCTTTGCTGCCGGCGTCTTCGCCCTTGCGCTTCGCCGAGCACAAGACCGGGGTCGCGAAAGGCTTGACCCCTAACCTCTTGACCTCTGCCGCCATCTCACCATCCAAACCCATCTGGGCCCCGCATGAAAACGACGCTCCTCTCAACCTCG CCCTGGAAGTGGAGCCTAGCAAGGACATCGTTTGCCAGCTGTGCGGTGCCTGGTTTGAGACTCGCAAAGGCTTGTCCAGCCACGCCAGGGCTCACTTGCGCCACTTCGGCGTGGAGTACTCGGAATCCAAAGGCTCGCCCATCGCCCTCCTCAATCAGCTGATGGACTCGGAGGACTTCAAGCACAAAGCCGGCGAATTGCAGCCGGACGGGGAATCCCGGCAAAGCGTTCCCGGCACGCTTTCCCCCCCAAAGAAGGCCACGCTGCCTTCCTCCTCTCCATCCGTACTGTATAAGGTGACGACGGCGGGAGGCGGGACCACCTCCAAAGCTACCTCTCCGTCATCCTTCGGCCCGCCTCCCAAGCGTCTGAAATCATCTTCCGTGCAGGTCTTCCGCCTGGGCGGCGGCGACATCGTGAGCCTCCCACACa GTGAGCCCGCAAAGGAAATAGGCTGCGAATTCTGCGGGGAATATTTTGAGAACCGTAAAGGGCTGTCCAGCCACGCCCGCTCCCACTTGCGGCAAATGGGCATTACCGAGTGGTCGGTCAACGGGTCGCCCATCGACACGCTGAGGGAAATCATCTCCAGACGGGGCTTGCCTTGCGCACGTCCTTTCAAGTCTGGCAAAACCCCGCCTCCGTCTTCTCCCGGGTCCCCCGCTTCCCCGCTCTCGACCCGCTCCTCACCGTCCACCGTCCTTAGCCGACACCCCTtcgcctcgccgccgccgccgcacgcTTCCAAATCGAATTCGGCTCCACTGATGTCCTCGAGCGGGCTGATTCTCAAGCTGAAGCCTGAACCCGTGCAGCTGGAGGTCACGACCCCGGAAGCCGGCGGCCTTTCCGCCGATTCGCTCCGCTGCGGCTGGCGCGGCGTCCCCCCCGACGGTGCGTTCCCTCTCAACCTGG CTACGTCTCGAGAGGCGGAGCCGACAAGAGATATTCGCTGCGAATTCTGCGGCGAGTATTTTGAGAACCGAAAAGGCCTCTCCAGCCACGCCCGATCGCACCTGCGCCAAATGGGCATTACCGAGTGGACGGTCAACGGGTCGCCCATCGACACCCTGAGGGTCTTTATGCACAAGAGGGGCTTAAGCGCCTCCTCTCGGTCCGAGGGGGAGACGAAGGAGGGGGTGAAAAGTCCCTCGTGGGCCAACGCAACCAAAACTTCAGGGGGGTTGTTTATATCCGGCTACCAGTCGGCCAAGCTCTATCCACCCCCCCTTAGTGCGCCTTCGTCGGGGTCCAGGCTTTCCAAGCAAGGCCCCTTCGACACCCCCGGCTTACCGAAGATCGTCAGGATCTCCCCGCTAGGAAAACAACCCGAAGAATCCGAGTCGCCGGACCCTTCCCGGGCGGCGTCGCATCTACGCCAGACGTTCTCGCCGCTGCCGCGCGACttccctttgaaaaaaaagccttccccCGACAAGTACGCCCGGAAGG ATCCGAGCTGCGAGCTGTGCGGCTTCTACTTTGAGAACCGCAAGGCGCTGGCCAGCCACGCGCGAGCCCACCTGCGGCAGTTTGGCGTGACCGAGTGGTGCGTCAACGGCTCCCCCATCGAGACGCTGAGCGCCTGGATTCGCAGCAGGCCGCAGAAGGTGTTGGAAATGCACCGGAGCTACATGCAGAGTAACCGCCCCGCCTCCAAGAGA AAGAGCAGCTCCCCGCTCCCCGCGTCCACGGATTCCGATCATAGCCCCCCCTTCTCGCATaaggcctcctcttcctcctcttcatcatcctccCAATGGTCTTCGGCTTTGGCGGTGAACCTGGTGCGCCCGCTGAGCCGCGAGCTGGTCCCGGGCCCCCACAAGGCTCGGGAAGACCAAGCGGGTCCCGACCTTCGGGCTTCTCACGTCAGGCCTCCCAGCGGCGGTCCCAGACCCTCGCAGCTTGTCGGTAGCCTTCCACTTCAAGCGCAGGTGGCTCGCAGCGAACTCAATGTTCGCCTACCCAGAG GTTTCGAACGTCGGCCGCCGAAGCACCCGTCTTGCATCGAGGGAACCGAGAGGGACAGCGGCCCGGCAAAGCCCCCGCGCACAAGCACAGTCCCCGCTTTAGTGCCAAAGCCACCCGCCTACCCCCTGGTCAAGCTGGCGGGCAAGTTCTACACCCTGAAGTGCCG attCTGCGAGGTGGAGTTTCACGGTCCGCTCTCGGTGCAAGAGGACTGGATCAGGCACCTCCAGCAACACATCCTCAAGATGAACTACAGCCGGCCCGTCGAAGCCAAAGCGGACGGCGTTCAGGTCGCGACGGACACGCCGACCGCCGTCCGGCAGGCTTCGGCCCCCGGCACCTCCTCAACCACCTCCCTCACCTCCCTCGCCGTGACTCGCTCCGTCGCCGCCGACGGCCGCTCGCCCGAGCCTCCGGCGGAACTCGTCAAAATCTCGGAGGAATCGCTCCGCCCGGCTCCCGTTGTTGCCCTGCCCGCCCAGGTGGTGTAA